A genomic segment from Saprospiraceae bacterium encodes:
- a CDS encoding SH3 domain-containing protein, with translation MTKRASLLPKIEVIIIGIFFLSFVIWMVPKCSATKEEYREAEVELAEEDAILDEATPKDTIAQEVAPAVPTPLPRSAAVPGLRQQEQLTSLFVTLENLNMREEPRVGGKLIDRLSLYDEVFFMNEVTDTTQEINLGKIVTNEPWVKVRNKKGQVGWVYGAGVHYYKMKLEVE, from the coding sequence ATGACGAAAAGAGCATCATTATTACCGAAAATAGAAGTGATCATAATAGGCATTTTTTTCCTTTCTTTTGTGATTTGGATGGTTCCCAAATGTAGTGCTACCAAGGAGGAATATCGCGAAGCAGAAGTCGAACTGGCAGAAGAGGATGCCATATTGGACGAAGCTACTCCCAAGGATACGATTGCCCAGGAGGTGGCCCCTGCTGTTCCTACGCCTCTTCCGCGGTCAGCGGCTGTACCGGGGCTGAGGCAGCAAGAGCAGCTTACCTCTCTTTTTGTCACCCTCGAGAACCTCAACATGCGTGAGGAGCCGAGAGTAGGGGGAAAACTAATTGACCGCCTTTCCTTATACGATGAGGTCTTCTTTATGAATGAGGTAACCGATACTACCCAAGAGATCAATTTGGGCAAAATAGTTACGAATGAACCTTGGGTGAAGGTTCGCAACAAGAAAGGGCAAGTGGGCTGGGTGTATGGCGCCGGGGTACATTATTATAAGATGAAATTAGAGGTGGAGTAG